Genomic DNA from Gouania willdenowi unplaced genomic scaffold, fGouWil2.1 scaffold_95_arrow_ctg1, whole genome shotgun sequence:
attaatgtaggttttgtttcagatttatttgaataaaaagttatttcctccatgttgagctacttttttcctcCACCTGGTTTTACTGGATCCCAAGCTGATGATATTTGAACCAAAAACATCTGGACCAAACATGTAAATTTCAACTCACAGCATATGAAACGTAATCCTTggttacacatatttaaatatacatttccatacAATACATCTGAACCAAATATTTCCAGTATCTGAATCAAAGGGAAAATCAGATCCTTGTGATCAGGTGCAAATGAGGAAAATCATCAAAGAAAGAAGGATATTTTCTGTTGCTATGGTGACTGGCTTATTTCAGTTTGATTTCATCagagaacaaaaggtttgaaatgttttcctaTCCTGACTCTCACAATGAGCAGAGaagtgttttcacctttattttgattgttgtattgaagcaacagctcaacagtaacacactttggtccacggagcagaagagatagaaactaatcaccagtaaataaagtccagtaaaacaaaaagcaggaataaatagttgcttcctggtaaagatagtagctctaaaaaTGGttccaatgataaacttggtgatattacagcctgtgcagcagtatggggggGACGCATGTCCAggtcttagtatcacccgtctgaTGAAACCTGctccgtttgctgatctccatgtgtgtgataagttcatgtgtccgtgttaatgtcagcatgtttatgcctccgtccattcccttttttcattatattcatggcTAAAAacgctcttattaaatagtgtcggctctatTCCGGGCCGCcattttggattatgtcatcacccagTGTGTCATCACCAGAAGTTGCACATGTACAGAACAaccagaattaacttaaagcgaatttaagttttgttaactgtttacaaaaaagaggaattatttaatgatttaaaaatggaacAAACCAGCctcctaattcggaattaagttcaatttggaattaaatcgggccagtgtttgtgtgatttgtgtgtgcgcccgtgtgcgtgtgtgagatacttttttattttagttttatcagCCTAAGCAGtgattaaatgtgctttatatatagACTTAACTTGTACACAATGGTGGTAATAGTTTAAAGATAAAGTCTGGTCTGTAatggagtgaggctggattaattacatttaaactggggttaaagtcatttatcacatctacttaaatttgtttgatttttttttaaggtactttgtactttttgtgttagtgtatgtgtgtgttttgttctttgtcCTATTAGCATACCTTAACCtaataatgcaaataaaacaagttaattatTGAGTagctgtaaattgtgctataatacatactaatgctatactatcattctcatttcatcagaaaacatcaaagaatGACATGAAGTAACCACAGAGAGAAGGTGTGATTAAGAACATCCTCTACATCAGAGGTCTCATTCtctatagaaaataaaagccagtaaatAAAGCCTCTGTGGATGCGTCCCATGGTTTCTATCGGCTATAATTGGCTAATGTCCCACTGTCCCGACGGACACTAAACgccccacttttttctgctctcTATTTCGGTACTATCTACCATCTACAAATGTCATGATGTTCATGTCATcacaaaatacatgaacattgagcacaaaaagaaagagtAGTTCATTATCCGGTGTTGCTCAGACATTTGCAACATaataaaatcagattttagtgtCATACATGCACATGCAGCTCtctgtatcattttgtgtaacttaaTAGGACACAACTATCagactttgtgtgtttctgttgttgtttgtgtgtttttaaagttctttaggggatttattttgacattcagtctatttttctctcattttgtgtgtttttgttgttccttttgctcatttttctgtcattctgccaatttgtgctgttcttttgtgcgttgtgtcctttttttttatttccttttgcaTACAAACACTTCTTAAGAAGacttaaatttccaaaaaaaaaacaaaacattgggAAATGATTTACAACATTTACTTTGTTTACAGATTACTTGGGTAGGTTAAGGGTACGGCAACCGTCACCTcccattttagtttattaaattattttactaaaacatgataaagctgttattaagtcattgattctcaacatgtggttctttatcattttaataatgattCCCTCAGATAACCTTTAAActctccatcaactctgtagtgggtcaatTCGTTGCATAGtgagaattgtttttattaaatcaggggtgtcaaccTCATTTCACATCAGGGCCAgacatataaaatatttatctgTAACTCTCCTTTTAcaacctaaacctaaaacctAAATGAATGATTTCTGATAAGTTTGACACtcttttgtgtggttttaagCTCCACCCTCTGAACCCATTaatgtaatcaataataattacttttatttaaaaagtgcctttcaggccacttaaaaacactacaataaaaacaggataataaataatattaatttgtaGTGTACACGTTAGTTTAGATGCATActgttgttgctgagtcatggtttgagtagtaaataaaatccaaacGTTGCCATAGTTAATTATAGATGTCATAATGTGTTCAGTCTTAATTTACAGTGTTGACCAATTTATACCAAAActtgacaaatttttattgcTCACCAACTAAATGGAGTCATGATTaattcagtcaaaataaatactttataaaCTGTTATAAAAATCAAACACCTGTGAGGTTAAAATTGATTTAGCACAAACCAATTCATCTGAATAAcctataacatttttaataagtgGAAAAATGCTGAATCTTTAATTTTGAGAAGAATTGTAAGTTTCACGACTTGCAAAGTTTACGATTTACAAATTTTCAGAAGAATAATTAGGTGTAAACTACAAAACTAAGAGGGCAGTGTTCACCACAAACAATCATAGAAGTACTTGGATcaattattcacagtcaaactcaagctttaaagaaggccagcacatggtgcagaaccttctgaatcacatttctcacagcaactgaatgaagagtgaaaatcctccttatatcctccagtccagctgattgtcaacaactcacagtcgtgctcaactctacaggtgcagcagatctccctgattgacatgatgagctggacatggctgtgcactttgtaccaatctgtaacagtatggtaaatcccccaatagatcccctggaattatcaaacattttggcctcagtaaaagataaccaacaatttgatctcatttcacattttgttgctattttcctgcatggaaacatcagtgacagcgaaagaatcttgtcaaaataattgcaattatggcaaaaattgcatttttttggacTAGACAAATGTTTTGTCAAGACCTTGATGTACTTTACCACCATGTAGACccttatttgtgtaaatgtggacagaaaaacagaaacagattttacgtggagaacgattaaagactcaaattcagcccaaaataatactgaaataaagtacatattaaaaatactagttaattacagtgtttaagtggattaaattaaagcagaattaagtgtttaaaagAAGGAactatttaattcagaaataaaataggaataaaccagccacctaattcagatttgtTTAAGTTGGGAttcaatttgcattaggaattaaatgtttagatgatgaaattaaagaggatttaacttttattctgaattaaagaggaattaaagctcaaatgtaaacgtggccaatgacaaagaaaaaaaaagttgattgaataaaaaaagtactgagtaataaGGACATCAGTGGATATGTAAAATTATCccctaaaaataatactcaagtaaaatttcagtacattaactaaatttgttcacactgtatgtactgtatatatatatatatataaatgtctctggggtcactggACATTAGTGGCTGTGGTTGTTGTGGTTGATGTTGAAGCAGGGCTGGTTAGGAGAGgagctgtctgtcagtgtgtcagcTGACAGTGCACTTATCATTTCAGTTTTGGCTctaattattgatttataatcttattattttttattattttaattttatttgttgaaatagAGGTTCCTGACAAAGTCAAAAAGCCTTgatcaataaacacattaatgtgactcttttatgtatttaaaaagtaaaaactagTCGGTGCTGACACTAACACAAGACAAAGGTTAAAGTGTTCTCTGGTGGTCTACTGCCTTTATGGTTAAACACAGGCCATGACCTGTTAGTCCAGGTAAGGCTACAATAAATCTGAAAACAATACCGTAGATACCGGGTTCGATACTGCTTAATCCCAGGTTATCACAAATACAGTCACTGGTTATCACCTGTAcatcactgtaaataaataaaactaaaataagtcTGCATTCATAACTGGACATCACGAAGCCATCAGCAGACTGTACGTTTATGCAAAACTATCATACAAACATAATTAACCAGAGATCgccagacacgcacacacagacacagacaaatcACATGCTGTGCAGTAACATCTAATTAAAAGCTGTTTTCTAGTATATACATTGGTTAagatggtgtttttttaatgaacagttTCAATGGACAAGAGTAAGTCTGAGGGATGAATATagtttatatatacataaatacatatatattaaatatatatatacagtatatatatatatatatattagatttatatatatatatatatatatatatataaatctaacatatatatacatatatgtatatgttatatttatatatatatatatatatatatatatatatatatatatatacattaaaaacaccATCTTAACCAATGTATATACTAGAAAACAGCTTTTAATTAGATGTTACTGCACAGCATTAAAGGGTTGAAAGGGTAGATATGATATTCCAAACACTGTAGTTTTTAATGccagattaaaaaaggaaattgttaaaaaaaaaaaaagtaatatctTTAATACAGAGAAAACAACCATTCACaaatcacaataacaataataactatAAATAATATCACCCCCAACAagtataaaatagaaaaattcccaacaacaaacagatataaaatacttgaaatatatacttttttaaaaaacttaaaaatatctattatttacagttatttacaaatttacaaactATTTTACAAATAGCAAATTCAGCCCTGTGATGAGAGTGGAGGAAAGAGGTTCCTCATTTCccactttatttactttttgccATAATTGCACTCCTCCAGTAAAGCCCTCCACTCATCATAGGACTGAGTCTCAGTCTCTTCACAATACCAGTTGCCAAAATACTGGTGATGTGTAGGAGGGTTCCTGTCCTTTTTGCACTTGCTGCAAACTATAGTGTCtttctttttggtgtattttcttttaaaaatacctgACTGCTCTGCctccatttttcttttcctaTACTGCTGTGTGGTGTAGGGAACCGCTTGAGGTGTTACCTGTGTCTGAAATGTTAGAGGGGAAGTAATGAAGGGTTTTGGAGGGGCAGGTGGAACAGGATGAAAAAAGAGCAAtgtctgtggtggtggtggtggctgAGATGGTGGCCTTCCTTTAAGTTGTGCCTGCCCAGCAGTGTTCGGTGGCAGCACAAAAGGATGAGGCTGAGCTAAAGAGccaaatgtaaaagtttgtcctTTCTGCAGGGCAGGTGGAAGTCTTGATGGAGCTGCCATTGGGGCCTGTAAAGCTGGAAGACCCTGCTTTAAAATATCCTGCTCCTGTGCCTTGCACCGCCTGCAGTacctatgaaaacacaaaatcatttatatgaaaacaaaagtttctacattgtaaaatgcacaaaaaatgtaatcttgCTTTTGATGTGATTTACATAAGACAAATATGTCCCCGAGGCCTTAATCTGGAATATGTAATAAAGTttcataaacaacaaaaaaaagtctcatAATTAGTGGTCAACAAAATCAGCTGtacataaaatatgtatatttatataaatcctACTCACCACTGTGAAACTGTTGCAGCATTTACTTCAGGCAGCTGTATAGTGGTCTCGCTCATCAGCCTGGCGTTTGTGACTACGCACTCCCTGATGTTTTTGTATCACCACAGTGTATCTtgacagcttctttccctcacagCGCACAGTGCTCGGGTAGATGCAAAAAGCTTGACAAAGATGGCCTCAACCACTCTGTTGCAGTCGGGCCACTGTGCAGGACTGTGAGCCCCGATGAAAGACCTgtagttaaaaataatgtatgctttaaaaacattacaataatgtgtgacttacattatatttacctttttttttacataacccAGATATTGTGTTTTCCTAGTTTAATTCACCTTTTGGTGCTCTCCACACCTGGAGCCACAATCTTCTTCGTAGCCCGGAATCGTCCCTTGCTCAGGCTGGTCTGGTGTCGAGCTGggtagacagttttttttttgtcatactcCCCCAGTTCCTGCCACAGAGCAATGACCTGACTACATTCCTCCTGAGTCAGCGCAAGACGGTGGTCTCTTAGTCCAGCCAAGTAATCAGCCAGATCCTGCACTGCGCCATACCCTTCAATGTTATCAGGGCCAACCCAAtcctaacaaaaacaaaaacaagaaaaaagaaccACTGATGACAGCAGTGCACACTCATCAATCCAAGCTATtgcaacttttctttttttttctttaaggtaAACAACTTCTTACATGGCATGAGGAGGAGTGTGGAGATGGATCAGTAGATGGTGCTGATgctaaaagaaaaagacaagtatttagagtaaaacattttaaatttaaaaaaataagcaaaaaggtGAGATTTTAGAAACAGTTGTGTAAAACTCACTAGACTGTTCTGCAGGAGAAACTGTTTGTGTGGAATGGGGGAGCAGAGCGGTCACAGCAGGTGAAGGAGCTGCTTTGACATCCACTTCTGGTCTACTTCAGGGAGCGTCTTTATCCAGCCAGCTGGAACAC
This window encodes:
- the LOC114461121 gene encoding formin-like protein 8 — protein: MAAPSRLPPALQKGQTFTFGSLAQPHPFVLPPNTAGQAQLKGRPPSQPPPPPQTLLFFHPVPPAPPKPFITSPLTFQTQVTPQAVPYTTQQYRKRKMEAEQSGIFKRKYTKKKDTIVCSKCKKDRNPPTHHQYFGNWYCEETETQSYDEWRALLEECNYGKK